The nucleotide window TTTTTGGTATAAACTTTGAACTTGGAACTCTCGTAATAAAAGTTGCATCATACTCCATTTTTGTGAAGATTTCATTATATAATTGTGGTTATATTAATAACTTTGTGAAATATACAAAAGGCAGCACAGGTCCTGAAAGTCCATGTCAAAATTTGCACCATATAGTGAGAGTGATTTTGTATTGGAGTACATGCACCATTAAACTCAGTCACTTTTATTGCCCTCCATGCCAGATCATTAGTGCAATTCCTCTGATCAACACTAACATTGAGCTGACAACCATGTCTATACCTTAAAATTAATAACTCATACTCAGATTATATATCTTACTTGGAGCTGCACCATTTAACAATAAAAAACACCTGCTATAAAACCGTAGGTCCTTCAGAAAGTTAATAATTAAAGGAAACAATATATTGTATCTAATATTATTCTGATTTTATTCATTATACATGGCATGCTCTCATCTGGCTAAGTTTCTACAGCTTGTGTgaaatatgaacaaatggggCTTCTCAGGCCAACCACTGCGTGTTCAGCTGTAGCAATAAAAATGAAAAACAGTATTTGGCTTTTACTGGATCCACCCTCTAGTTATGTTCCACTGGACAGAAATTTAATCACACATCTTGCAGATTTTTATGACAACACATGGTCAAATATGAAAAACATCACAGTAAGCTCTTCCATTTATTATTTTAAGCCCAGAGAAGATGAAAGAGTGGCAGATACAGAAAACCTTGTATTTTTAAGAATTGGGATATGTACCTGAGGTGCCATAATCTACAGAACTACatgagctggaaagtgggatcgaAAAGATTGTTCTTTTTCTGCCAACAGTTATAATGACCTATTTTGTCCTAAATGTGTTTTTAATTATGGCAATACTGCATACATCCACCTTACCTCAACATGGGATTAATGCATCTTCATGTGAAAAGCTCCCCTCGGATAAAGAAAGCTTAAATCATTAGCTAACTTCGCAGACAGCAAGGTAATCTAAATTAGGGCAGCCAATGAGTGACAACTGGTCTCAGTGCCTTCCTGGGACTGCAGCAGCATAAAGGTAACCACTTCAAACTGCAATCTAATGATCCTTGCAATGAAGTGTATATGAATGTTGGAAGAGCAAAGGATCAAGCTGAGTTTTATAGCTCTTCAAACAAAAAGCCTTTCTGTCTAATCTAGACTAAGTGAGGATATATGGTACTCAAGGAATTGGAGATACACAGATTGGCTTTGAAGAAATATAGTGGCAGGAAGTGgacttttttttttgcagcatGTGTTATGCTTCAAACGTGGCATTTACAGGGATAAGCTGAGTCCAAAGGATAACCTGACAATTATGGTATATAAATTTTAAGTGAATAGTGAAACACAAACTATTCTTAATTTCCTAGTTAAACTTGACATCACCCATTGCCAAAAAACAACCTAGCCTTCTCAAGGCAGACGACCAGCTAAATCAAACAACCAAGttttaaaattgcccttagaatTAAGGAAATGAGATGTCTTCTAATTGATCACTTATTTCAGTAATACCAATATCATAAAAATATAGATTTGCAGGCTCACGTGTTATCtttttggatttattattgtcacatgtattggtatacagtgaaaagtattggctcTTGCacactataaagacaaagcataccattcatagagaaggaaaggagagagtgcagaatgtgttaatgtcatagctacggtgtagagaaagatcaacttaatgcgaggtaggtccactcagaaGTCTGATGACTGTTTTTGAGTCAATTGgtgcatgtcctcagacttttgtatcattttccctactgaaggtggaagagagaatgcctgggttGCGTggagtcctttattatgctggctgcttttccgaggcagcgggaagcgtagatagTGTtaattgagtgatggactggacttcattcacgaccctttgtttcttgtggtcttggacaaaagagaagccataccaagccgatacaaccaggaagaatgctctctatgaatcatagaatcctacagcgcaggaggccgccattcggcccatcgagtctgcaccgaccacaatcccacccaagccctattcccgcaaccccatacatttaccctagctagccccctgagactaaggggcaatttagcatggccaatccacacatcttcgtactgtggaaggaaaccggagcacccggaggaaacctacgcagacagggcaaatgtgcaaattccacacaggcagtgacccaagccaggaatcgaacccaggtcgcaggcgctgtaaggcagcagtgctaaccactgtgccaccctatagggACCAATCATGTACCAAGAACTTAgtttgaaaataaatgatgtaatTTAATGTAGATGAAACTCACCCAatggaatatcttgggattttaaaaattccattAGCTACAGTAGACCTGTACAGAATACTCAAGTGGCATTAAGCAGGCAAGGTTAACCAAGAAATGAAGCATCGACTTAGaatcagaatccttacagtacaggaggcggccatttggcccatcgaacttgCACAGACAACaaatccaccctatccccgtaaccccatatatttaccctgttaatctccccgaaactagggttaatttagcatggccaatcaacctaacctgcacatctttggacttcataAACATCATGCCAATGCAATCACTGCCACTAGGATTTTACTGTAATTGGGAAAATTGATTCTATGCCCACGAGAAACTCGAAAAATCTCAGCACTACATTTGTAGATGTTCTGTATTCATCTGCAGGATCATTTTGAGCTGGGAAGAAGCATTAGTTTATAGGTTTATGACTGACAGCAACTGGAGACGAACATCTACCagtgctatttttaaaatttggatgGATTAATTAGAAATTTTGGTAGCAAATATTACTCATACTTAGAGCAACAGGTTTTTGGTACAAAACAGAGGACAATCTCAAAAGCTCTGAATAGGCACCCTTGGTAGAAAAGATAAGCTTTTTTGTGGGTTGTGGGGAATGGAGGATACCCAAGAAAAATCAACGCTGAAACAAAAGTTTCAACTTGCTTAGAACAAGGCAGCCTTTATAACTCAACACAAATTAGAAATTAAATTACCATTTTTTGTCGGCAAATTTCAATTTAGAAATATTTGTTTGGATCAAACTGGTCATTAACCCTCCCGTTGCGAGTCTGCAAATCTGTATTTTTAAGATGTTGATGTTGCTGAAATAAGAGATGGTCCTGACAGTGCGATTTAAAAACCAGTCCAAATTTGACTTCATCTGGAATAGCAGCATAAACAGTGAAAATTGTAAACAAAATGCAGAGGAAACTtccgttttttttaaaaaaagctatgAATCAGGAACCTATTCATAGGTACAGGGAATGCTGTGCCTTAGTCACAGCACCTTGAATCAACAAAATCTTAACATGCACATTTGTAGCATTTCATATTTTTATCTAATTATTAATCAACTTCTAACAATGGGAAATGGATATCTCcaattttaaattatttcaataaaaaaataacaCTGCATTTAAGAGAAAATGGTAAACATGACTCTTTACTTGATAACAATAGTATTTCCAGTCTCTCCATGAAAATATGCCACTTTGAGCACAAAACATTACCTCAGGATGGAAAGGATGCTGATTTCCACAGGTTCTCATGGAGCCACTCACTGATGCTCCACTGTAAGAGAGTCCTTAAGTTGTAAGTCTCCAAATGGAGGGAAAGAAGTTTAAAATTAATTATAGCCAAAGCATATAACAGAACAATTCTGAAATGCGATACTCAGAATACTAGTGAACATCCAGACTTTCAATGATCCCAACCAAATATCTTCATTTCCTGCAAAGTATGAGGCTTTTCAACTTTGCAGCAGCTGTTTGCTTTTAAAGGAGTTTTGAGGGGAGAAAGTACTAACAATGTTAGTACTTTTTTCTCCACATTTCAATTAAGACAACAGCATAATTCAGTACTTTCATTATGAAAGCCAATATGCTTCATCCACAGAAAgatttcctcctcctccaccatttaAACACGTGCAGCACTGCAAAATCTGCCAATTTGCCTATTGGACTGCTGCCAAAGATGTCACTATTTAAATTAACGAATTGAGTAAAAGACAAACAAGAATCCATTTATTCCCTTTAGAAAAAATTGTGCACATTCATTTGAAATATTTTATAAAAGGAAAATTACAAAatattaaatattccatcccactaAGTTTTCATTTCCAACTCTCGCAAAGTAACTGCCCTGCCTTGCAATCTACTCTTTAGCGCCAATTTATGCATTACAGCATTAAAATTCAATTAAGCATGTAACAACTTTAAATAATGAATATCAATCTTCATGAATGCTTACAACAGAAGATAGCACAGAAATACAATTACAATTCAGAAGTTCAAACAACCTCAGGAGCAAAAAAAATGTAACACTGAAGTTCTCAAATTGGAGTGAAATTAATCTTTGAAATGACTTACTAGGACCAATTTTCTGAGCATATATGTACATGTGCTACCAATTCACACTTTGGTGCTGCCAGACACTAATTATGCGATCAACATAATTTGTTCTTGACAACTGTGGCCTGTAAAGAGAAATTATATCACAAGTACACGTTTCAAACCATGACTGTCCTTCTCTAACCTTTTAATGCTTAAATGAAAGTTATGAGATGTAAAAATTGGGTATCCAATCCAAATTTCTATTGTCCATGATTAAATATTTACATATTTTAAATCTAGTTAAAAAGAGCAATACCAAAGCTTAGGTACAGTGACTAAAAATGCGGTGTAGTTTTGAGTTTAAATGCACTTGTGACATAGGTTTCCACTATCTGGCAGCACTTAAAAATAGGTCACTGCTTAATTTTTCAAATTATATCAGGTTGTTTTCCTGGTGCCAGAACCATGGGTTGAATGCATTTGTTTAAAAAGCACACTGTGCACCACCCAATTCTCACAAGCTTCTTTGCTAAGCAGTGGAAGGAGTagtagtttgaaaaacaaactaAAGTTTGTCATTTTGACAGGAATAGTGACTTAATTGGAACAGTTGTTTGCTCTTAGACTTGAAGTGAAAAAGCAAGTTTCTGCAAATTCGATTTGGACTTGAAATGGAGTCTGTGCTGTTATTAATTTGGTAATCTTCCAGGTGGTGCTAACAAGATGGCAAAAACATAGAACAATCCCAGCAAAAGATTCAGCTTTGCAGTCATCTGGGGAATTTTGGCGTAATTCTGGCTTCGAAACTGTCGCTCAAGTGAAAAGGCCAAAGGTACAGTCAAAAGTGGTAAAGCCAGGCTGATTGTATACCGTGTTGCTAATATACAAAATATCACGTAGGGTATGAATATTAACATATTATACACAACATAAGATAATGTTGGCCCAATAATGATAGCAAAGGTAACTATCCCAGCCTGCTTATCAGACTCCATGTCTCTGGTATTGTTACTGTGCAAGATGGCTTCTGTATTGAGTGCTAAAGGAATTGCATAAAGTAGTGGTGAAATGGCCAAGTAACCGACTTGAACAGAGTAGGCAAACATCACAGCTAATGGTCCAAAGGTGATCAGAATGATGATATCACCAAGAGCAAAGTATTTAAATCCAATACCTGTGGGGCCAAAAGGAGACAAGGCTTAGAAAACATTTTGTACACACTCATATGCATGAATATAATATCTCTGGCACAATCAGAtagtatttaaaaataaaatggccTCAAAATAGTTGACACTCTACCTCGGGCAACTCTGTTCATGGCAGTTCCGATTGCCACTGTCATTCCTCCCACCATCGAGTTTCCAATACTGTCCTTAGAACATGGTCATGTTCTGGTTCTTCTCTGGCATAGCTTGCTCTTTCCTGATGTTGCACCTTCCATTACTGCCAGCACAAGGCACAATACCTTGGCTGAGGTCTGACCCTTATTTTACAAAGAAAGGCTTAACACAATTCCCTGCTTTTGTTCCCTATTCCTTGATCAATAAAAGCCAAGAATCCCATATACTTTTAAACAGCCTTCTCAGCTTGTTCTGCCACTTTCAAAGATTTGTATACATACACTCCTAGGTGTTTTCTATTCTTGCTTCCCACTTACTTGATAttacattttggtaagaagacTGAGGAAAGGTGTCACTTCACACTTCTGTCAAGAATCTGCCAATTTCATCAAAACACATCCTTCTGAAGTCTCTTGCTACCATCCTCATTGGTTACTGTATCCCCAAGTTTGCAAACATTGAAATGACACTATGCATATTTTGAAGTATATGCAAAAAGAAAACATTGGTCCTAACAATACCTCCTACCTTTTGCCGTTGGCACAATTACTATCCTAATCTATATTAAGACAACTGAAGTTCATTATTATGACAGCCTTGTAGTTCTTGAATCTTTTTGTAATTTCTCTACAAATTTGCTATCTTGTCTCCCTATATGGAGCATGTTGCTTCTCAATCTAACCACAGGGACGATGGCagagtgatattattgctagattagtaattcagaaactcagctaatgttctaggggcccaagtttgaatcccaccatggcagatggtggaatttgaattcaataaaacatacctggaattaagaatctactgatgaccatgaaatcattgtgaaTTGGTGTAAAAACTCAGTTGGTTCACgagtatcctttagggaaggaaaactgccatccttatctggtctggcctacatgtgactccagcgccacagcaatctggttgactctcaactgccctctaagggcaattagggatgggcaataaatgctggccagcgagtgATGcaaatgtcccacaaatgaataaaaaaattaaaaagacCGTCCTGAATCCATCCTTTTTCAGAATGAAATAGTTGATCAATATAGCCATCTCCCTCCTTTTTTTCCTATCCTATTTTCCAGAATAGCTTTTAGCCACCTAAATGTTAAGTTTCCACAATCTTGAATTTACCTTTTAGTTAAAAACATAAATACTGAAGAACACAATTTGTTACCTTGTAACTGTAAAAATATTTCAGCCACTGAAACTCACTTCCCTCCATGGCAGTAGGTAACAGAAATAGAGAAGTGATACTAAggaagtttaaaataaaaacaaagtacaGAGGAAGTAACTGAGTCTTGGGCGTGCACAGCCTCTTTAGATATAGAGGATTCAACACATGAAAATCATTCTTTTCTGCATGATACTGACTTACCTACGTGATTCTTATTTCCTGCTTTCAAATTTCTTAAAATCTGAGTTAATAAAAGTGTAGCTTTCGTTTAAGAATCCTTGCCATAAAAAGTTCTTAAAACTATTGTTCAATGGTTGTCAGGAAAACAGTAGCGTTGAGGTAATTTGAAAAGcagcaaaacaatgataaaatacAAACTAGTGGAGTTGAAAGAAGTCTTTAAACTGAAATAAAGATAACCTACATGtccagggggcagcacagtggttagcactgctacctcacagcgccagggccaggGTTTGatacttggcttgggtcactgcctgtgcccaagtctgcacattctccccatatctgtgtgggttccctccgggtgttccagtttcatcccacagtccaaaggcgtgctggttaagtggattggccatgctaaattctccctcagtgcacctgaacaggcgccagagtgtggcgactaggggattttcacagtaacttcattgcagtgttaatgcaagcctatttgtgacaccaatatataaactttaaattcaAACATTTCCCCTCCTCACTCACCTCCAGTGTACAGGAAGGAACTGGACAGGCCCCCGAAGAAGATGAGAGCTAGGTGCTCAAGTTTCAGTTTGCACAAGAAGTAAAGGGAAGAGGCGCAGAGGCAGCCCAGGGTGTAGAGACAGGCTCCGAACCGCACCACGTCCTGTGGCTCCAGGATCCGGTCCACTAGAGTGCGGTCGTCGCTCTTCTTGTGGTCGATGCCCCGGCTGAAGTCGCAGTAGGTGTTGACCAGGTTACCGGCGCCATGGACGGCAAGCACGGCCAGGGCGGCCAGCAGCGAGATGGTCAGGTCCAACTCGCCCATGTTCTTATAGGCCAGCGCCGTGCCCAGGGCCACCGGGGTGAGCGAGGCGCTGAAGCTCCAGGGCCGCAGCGCCAGCACATAAGCGGCGCACTTGTGCTTCAGGCTCTTGCCGAGACCCGGCACCCCTTCGCTGTCCGCCACTGGGCCGTGTACCCGCCACTCAGCATCCACGTCCATCTGCTTCGCACCCCCATTCTCAGTCATCCTCTTGCGCCCGCCTTCGCAACCGGTAAGAGGGGTGGCCGAGCTGTCATCCGCCTGGGCGCCACCATCACCCGAAAGTCACGACCTCAAGCCCAACGCGCACGCGCAGTCACTTGCCCGTGAACCAGCCCCCGTCGCCACACGCCTGCGCACAACGCTCCGAGACGACAGGTGACCTCAACATCCGCGCGACCATAACGGATTTCCCTCGCGCCGAGCCGCATGCGCAGTCCTCAGTGCGACTTAACCTTCATCCAATGAGTCTCTCGTCTTACGTCATATTGGCCCGCCTCCTGAGCTCCTCTATTggctcccactgctgtcaatcagCCAGGATCCGCCCTCGGGATATTGATGAGCTCCTCGATTGGCTCCTACCGGTGTCAGTCATTCGCCGCAGCGCCTGTAGGTCATTTTGCTTCCTTTCAATATGGCAGCTTATATGAAGTAGAATAGTAAATTTGCTTTGAAGTGAAGAATATGTGATTTATTTACAGTGAAACGGCAAGAGCGTAAGTGTCCATGGATGGTAATGAGTTGTGATTATTTAAGTGAAACATTTATGGCGGTAAGGCTATTAGAAAGTATTTTAAATCCAAATTATGAGCTGTGTGGTGTATGTTATCTCCCAGGTTTGATAAAGTTTGGGATTTATTGTTATTTATAATTCATTGTGAGGCAGTATCTCTGATTAATTATTAACTAAGAAAAACATTCCAGGGTAAGTCCAGTGTGGAAGTATAACAAAAAGGCTGATATCAAGACTAGTTGCTGGGTGTTCTCAGGGTAGATCATGTGTTtcacagcagtggggaaaatATACTACAACTTAGTAAAGACGAGGGCCCACTTTCTTAGTGTTCAATTTACACACCAgaagtcaaaatgctttttataCTAATTCGCCTCATCAAGCTTGTTATTCTAAATCTTGTATATTTTTTCAAACATATAAGCTGGTTTTAAACATTAATTTCCAAGTCCCCGTCCTATAGTTTATCTTTAAATAAAGACAAAAGCCATTAAATATACACTCGTGCAAATGAGTGTACACCTTGCAAAAAGCTCTTTTCTCTTTAACCTCACAAATCCACTTCGTGGACAATGTGGAAAGCAGAAAAAATTGCAGTCACACTGGCATATGAATATTTGaaaaacttatctgtattgaagcaTTGCTTTTAAGATGTTTCTTAAAATGTTCTGCATTCACtttcctaatatttccttatgtaaCTCAATGCCAAATGTTATTTGATAATGTCCCCATGAAGtgccttggaacattttactGTATCAAAGACATTGTATATTGTTTCTTGTCATTTTGATTGGCCCATTTGGTCAGTGTTGTCTTGTGAGGGCCTGATCAGTTGGCAGATGATATGATCATTATTTGTTATAGCAGCTTCTTGGTTCTGTAGGAATTGTGCGATTTGTATATGACCAATTATTTTTCCATCAATCTGATTGGTCTGTGGAACCAGGTGATTCAGTCATCAGATTGCTTTTACTTTTCTTATGATGGTGACTATTTTTACCTGAACTGTTCCTGGTATTTCTTTAGGTGACTTttctcaaaccagtctcccggtGCCCTTGGTTGTCTCGTTCTCTTTTCTGTCTGGTTGTAAGTTAAAGTCATATCATTTTTACTTTGTAAATTTGATTAAGCTcatccataaatgaatttaatcaACTATCTGAATTGGAGTAAAGCAGGCATTGCTCAGAAGCAGATTTGTTCTGATGCTGTGTCATATGGAAGGGCATGCATGTAATGCAACCAGGAAAACATTTTTCTGCAGGATTCTTATAAACCAAGAAGATTTCCATGCAGCTGAGAAAGTGATGAATTGTTAATTGCTGAATAGATACCACCTTTGACTATGTAATCATTGCCAGATACCCATTCTCTAGAGTATTTTGAATATGGTATTAtaaagcatcttccaaactttGGTAGGTTATTGCTCAGTATCCATTTACAACAATACAATCATGTTTCTTCAAATATTATTCACAGTCATTCgtttctttcaaccttattacattttaaatttattttgctACTGTAAATGGATGAGTAAATTAATTCATGCATACAATGATACTGAGGGATGGACTGGCTTATTTATTATACTGGTTTATTAATTATATTGATGAAAGGGCTGTTACTAGTTTCAAGACAGTATATATTATTGTAAACTTCCTTTTTCATAACGCACTTCATGTGCATAAAGAAAGACATGCATTTATACTGCACAGAATATAACAAAGTCCTTCACAGATAATGATGCATCTTTAAAGTGGAGCCACTGTTGCAATATGTTTAGCTAAGAATCTGACCAATATGATGGAAATGTCTTGACTTTCGGAAACTGTTAGTTTGATTGAAAAAAACTTTGCAAAGACAGCCAACATCCTGGATATATCTGTGTTTAATAAGGCAGACATCCCGTAACAATTCATTGCTAACTGTTCCCTTGATTGTTCCAAAATTGAGACAATGGGAGCACTATTAGAAGATTTTAAGCaacattttatttttgcattgtttAACTCGTATTTATAAAAAAGCAAGACATGTTTTCAGTTAGACCTCGTAAAAGCAGTTTGTGAAAAATTGTTTTGgtaaaatgaaatataaaataaTTGTTCTAAGTTAATGAAATTTTCTTAATTTATCCATATTATCAGAAATGCCTCAAAGTTTTAATGTGACTAAATTGAGTTAGAAGGTTGCAGGTTCAAATTGCAGAAACTAGACTGACATGTAGTATAACATTGAGGGCTGCTGCATAGCTGGAGGTGCTTTTCTTATGAGTTGTTCGAGCAAGACAGTATCTGCACGTTCAGGAAGATGCTAAGGCTTCCACTATTCAAAGAATTGTGAACTCGCCTGTTCTGAAAATCATCTTTTTTCAGCAAACAACTCCAGAAAGATATGAACTGATTATTCATTTAATTGCTGTTTGTGCAATTTACTGCTGCATCTTGGGAGGCCCTTAAGAGTCTTGCAGTTTTCtttttgtgtgtctctctttcttttttctccttgctgtttatctctctctctctcctatgcTTGTTCTTTCTCTCCTCTTTTCCTTTGTCTTTGAttctctttccatctctctcttgtCCTTTCTGTATTTGTCCCTCTCTCTTACTTGCTTCTGATTCGTGTCTGTGCTTCCTGTTTTGGAAATCACACTGAATAGGCTTTTTTCATTCTTTTATATGTGATTTCTATCCATTCATCCTTGCGATGAGGCACATGATTCACAAACAGCATTCAGTGTTGGAAAATTTAATGAGTTTAAATAAAGAAAATCAGCAGCTAC belongs to Mustelus asterias chromosome 22, sMusAst1.hap1.1, whole genome shotgun sequence and includes:
- the ubiad1 gene encoding ubiA prenyltransferase domain-containing protein 1 is translated as MTENGGAKQMDVDAEWRVHGPVADSEGVPGLGKSLKHKCAAYVLALRPWSFSASLTPVALGTALAYKNMGELDLTISLLAALAVLAVHGAGNLVNTYCDFSRGIDHKKSDDRTLVDRILEPQDVVRFGACLYTLGCLCASSLYFLCKLKLEHLALIFFGGLSSSFLYTGGIGFKYFALGDIIILITFGPLAVMFAYSVQVGYLAISPLLYAIPLALNTEAILHSNNTRDMESDKQAGIVTFAIIIGPTLSYVVYNMLIFIPYVIFCILATRYTISLALPLLTVPLAFSLERQFRSQNYAKIPQMTAKLNLLLGLFYVFAILLAPPGRLPN